The nucleotide sequence GACATACTCAAGCGTGTCCAAAACAAGCCGTTTGTCGTCGGTGAGTGTTGTGAGGAACGCGTTAGGGTCTTGAACGCCGATGCAGAGCGGTGCGAGCATCAGGGCGAGCGGATCCGTGTCGACGCGGTAGCGCACTTCTGCCATCGTATCCAGGGCGCGCAGTACGACTTTCCACAGATCGGTCGCCTGCAGTGTTGCAAGTTCCGGGAAAAAGGGTGTGATGTGCAGCCGGGTCATCGTCTCGAACCCAACCGAGGGGGCCTCCGATTTGAGCAGCAGCTTTTTAAACTCTTCGAAGATGCGCTCTTTGGGGAGTTCGGCCAGCGCCCCCGCGTTCATCATCTTTTGCGACAGTTGCAGGAGCTGCGCATCCGGGACGAGATGAAAACGGGCGCTGAACTGCACCGCACGCAGCAGCCGAAGCGGGTCTTCGACGAAGGTACTTTCATTGACGCAGCGCAGGGTTCTGTTTTCCAGGTCCGTCTCTCCGCGGTAGGGGTCGAGCAGTTGACGGGCGATGGGGTCGTAGCCGATGGCATTGACGGTAAAATCGCGCCGTTTGGCTGCCGTTTTAAAATCAAACGTTTCAAACGTCTTAACGGCGAACCCCGTGTGGCCCGGCCCGGTTTTCGTCTCGGTGCGGGGAAGGGAGAGGTCGAGGTCGTAGCCCCCCAGGTTCAGCTTCAGGACGCCGAAGGATTTGCCGACACTGTTGACGCTGCCGAAGGGTGCGAGCAGCGGGGTCAGGGCCTCCAGGGAGCCGGCGCCGAAACACTCGATGTCGATGTCCTTGCCGGGGAGTCCCAGCAGCGCGTCGCGCACATAACCGCCGACGAGCACGGGACGGACTCCCCCTGCGGAGAGGGCGTCGATAAGCGGGGCGAGGGCGTCGGGGAGTGCGGGCATCGGCTTCATACCGTTATTGTATCAAAGGCTTTTGCTATAATTGCGGAAACCAAAGGGGAGACCCCCTAGTAAAGAGGATACGATGGGAAGAGCGTTCGAGTACCGCCGCGCGGCGAAAGAGAAGCGCTGGGGCACTATGTCCCGGATTTTTCCGAAACTGGCCAAGACGATTACGATGGCGGCCAAAGCGGGGGGAGCTGACCCCGATATGAACCCGCAGCTGCGTCTGGCGATCCAGACTGCCAAAGCGCAGAACATGCCCAAGGACAACATTGAGGCGGCGATCAAGCGTGCGAGCGGGAAGGATGCCGCCGACATCGCCGAGGTCAACTTCGAAGGGAAGGGGCCGCACGGCGCCCTGATCTTCGTCGAGTGTGCGACGGACAACAACAACCGTACCGTCGCCAACGTCCGCAGCTACTTCAACAAAAGCGGCGGCGAACTGCTCAAAACCGGTTCGCTCGAGTTTATGTTCGACCGCAAAGCGGTCTTCGAATTCGACGCGCCCGAAGGGACGGACCTCGAAGAGCTTGAGCTCGAGCTGATCGATGCCGGTCTTGACGAACTGGATGAGAATGAGGGTACGGTCTACGTCTACGGCGACTACACCAGTTTCGGTTCACTCCAGGAGGCCCTGGAGGGGATGGGTATCGAGGTGAAGAAGGCCTCCCTGCAGCGGGTTCCGAACAATCCGCAAAGCTTCACCGAGGAGCAGATGGAAGAGGTCGAAAAGCTCATCGACAAG is from Sulfurimonas sp. HSL-1656 and encodes:
- a CDS encoding YebC/PmpR family DNA-binding transcriptional regulator; translation: MGRAFEYRRAAKEKRWGTMSRIFPKLAKTITMAAKAGGADPDMNPQLRLAIQTAKAQNMPKDNIEAAIKRASGKDAADIAEVNFEGKGPHGALIFVECATDNNNRTVANVRSYFNKSGGELLKTGSLEFMFDRKAVFEFDAPEGTDLEELELELIDAGLDELDENEGTVYVYGDYTSFGSLQEALEGMGIEVKKASLQRVPNNPQSFTEEQMEEVEKLIDKLEEDDDVQAVYTNIE